A region from the Cryptosporangium arvum DSM 44712 genome encodes:
- the paaI gene encoding hydroxyphenylacetyl-CoA thioesterase PaaI: MLAADRASRSLGITLEHVGPGTAEVSMVVREDMTNGWELCHGGLIATLADTAFAVACNSHGEVTVAAGFDVTFLESGRAGDRLRAHAEERSRRGRSGIYDVTVRRDDPDGSPGVVIAEFRGRSRSLGRPITI; encoded by the coding sequence ATGCTCGCCGCCGACCGGGCCAGCCGTTCGCTCGGGATCACGCTCGAGCACGTCGGCCCCGGCACCGCCGAGGTCTCGATGGTGGTCCGCGAGGACATGACGAACGGCTGGGAGCTGTGCCACGGCGGTCTCATCGCGACGCTCGCCGACACCGCGTTCGCGGTCGCGTGCAACTCGCACGGCGAGGTCACCGTGGCGGCCGGCTTCGACGTCACGTTCCTGGAGTCCGGCCGGGCCGGTGACCGGCTACGTGCCCACGCCGAGGAACGCTCCCGGCGCGGGCGCTCCGGGATCTACGACGTCACCGTCCGCCGCGACGACCCCGACGGCTCCCCCGGCGTCGTCATCGCCGAGTTCCGCGGCCGCAGCCGCTCGCTGGGCCGCCCGATCACGATCTGA
- a CDS encoding phosphatidylglycerol lysyltransferase domain-containing protein: MNEQLVPDRLTLELPADATVLVCSDLHLHQTATPATARMEQDVVARLEKWDGPGVVVLNGDVVELWGEPEGTVAGALAAHPALTAALRRFTDEPGRTLVVTVGNHDAAIAWDEGAATALRDTIGARCALQVDLAFATPAGRRVVRCEHGHAYDPANAFADPRDPLDSPLGQHIVQQVLPEARRAPLLGDLPDLADPGAAGEFIGSRLLYRHLAPAAKWLLIPVAVLLALRIHGLVRLVSHPARFERWGFFLGAGLVAEIALIALLVLLVIRTVYTGLASSGFGPRGRGSNAAPQAAAAALCAQGFAGLITGHTHQPELSPVPGGFYANTGSGTRVVERRAARWFLPPVFVPLLRRVWVELDVVHDLRIRLVVHQTPSGESTRVERLAARRVATRESVVAQLPGQAGWPLPQCGLERRARLERTRRLAALAVAAVALVGLGSALTAPLHGRFDALLDVLPIEAPRAAAAAVVFTSTALLLLAWGLRRGRSVAWATALALLLSSAALHVLKGLDLEEAGLALLVAGWLVRQRAAFPTHPDRRTLRWTLAVLAAGVAVVGGASAALGGLRGGTVRAVVERMVGEHDRPLPGAGPVLAPVLIAAGLSLLLVLACVLLRSRRLPAPSGADRAADLARARRIVARHGGGTLDYFALRDDKSWFFTGDCLVAYAIRNGVCLVSPDPIGPPEQHADAWAQFTAFADRHGWPVSVLGATEGWLPIYQAGGLRPIYLGDEAIVDCTAFTLDGRPSKSIRGAYNRVRKAGYTVRFYDPADLPPDLADELRALATESRIGEVERGFSMTLSRLGEADDTGLMLAVAHAPDGRPDAFCHWVPAADLHGWSLDLMRRRTDRELPNGLTDFVIIETILHLKTRGEWGLGLNFAVMRAVLAGERGEGRLSELQRQLLRRFSDGTQMETLWHYNEKFRPLWRPRYVVLSDLSNVAPQGLAIAGAEGLTEIPVLGPLLRPRPAVHVTAPEKRTEAYSIR; the protein is encoded by the coding sequence ATGAACGAACAGCTCGTACCGGATCGGCTGACCCTCGAACTGCCCGCCGACGCGACCGTGCTGGTCTGCAGCGACCTGCACCTGCACCAGACCGCGACCCCCGCGACCGCCCGGATGGAGCAGGACGTCGTCGCGCGCCTCGAGAAGTGGGACGGGCCCGGCGTCGTCGTCCTCAACGGCGACGTCGTCGAGCTGTGGGGCGAACCGGAGGGCACGGTCGCCGGCGCGCTGGCGGCCCACCCGGCGCTCACCGCGGCCCTGCGCCGCTTCACCGACGAACCCGGCCGCACGCTCGTCGTCACGGTCGGCAACCACGACGCCGCGATCGCCTGGGACGAGGGCGCGGCGACCGCGCTCCGGGACACGATCGGCGCGCGCTGCGCCCTGCAGGTCGACCTGGCCTTCGCCACCCCCGCCGGGCGGCGCGTGGTGCGCTGCGAGCACGGCCACGCCTACGACCCCGCGAACGCGTTCGCCGACCCCCGGGATCCGCTCGACTCGCCGCTGGGCCAGCACATCGTCCAGCAGGTGCTGCCCGAGGCGCGGCGGGCGCCGTTACTCGGTGACCTGCCGGATCTGGCCGATCCGGGCGCCGCCGGTGAGTTCATCGGCTCACGCCTGCTCTACCGGCACCTGGCGCCCGCGGCGAAGTGGCTGCTGATCCCGGTGGCCGTGCTCCTCGCGCTGCGCATCCACGGTCTGGTCCGGCTCGTCTCCCACCCCGCGCGCTTCGAACGCTGGGGGTTCTTCCTCGGCGCCGGCCTGGTCGCGGAGATCGCGCTGATCGCGCTGCTGGTCCTGCTCGTCATCCGCACCGTCTACACCGGATTGGCGTCGAGCGGGTTCGGGCCCCGCGGCCGGGGCTCGAACGCCGCACCGCAGGCCGCCGCCGCGGCGCTGTGCGCGCAGGGGTTCGCCGGCCTGATCACCGGCCACACCCACCAGCCCGAGCTGAGCCCGGTGCCCGGCGGCTTCTACGCGAACACCGGCAGCGGCACCCGGGTGGTCGAGCGGCGCGCGGCGCGCTGGTTCCTGCCTCCGGTCTTCGTCCCGCTGCTGCGCCGTGTCTGGGTCGAGCTCGACGTGGTTCACGACCTGCGGATCCGGCTGGTCGTCCACCAGACGCCCAGCGGGGAGAGCACCCGGGTCGAGCGGCTGGCGGCCCGCCGGGTCGCGACCCGCGAGTCGGTCGTCGCGCAGCTGCCGGGACAGGCCGGTTGGCCGTTGCCGCAGTGCGGGCTGGAGCGTCGCGCCCGGCTCGAGCGCACCCGCCGGCTCGCGGCCCTCGCGGTGGCGGCGGTCGCGCTCGTCGGGCTCGGGTCGGCGCTGACCGCACCGCTGCACGGCCGGTTCGACGCGCTGCTGGACGTGCTCCCGATCGAGGCACCGCGGGCGGCGGCCGCCGCCGTGGTGTTCACCAGCACCGCGCTGCTGCTCCTGGCCTGGGGGCTGCGCCGGGGCCGGAGCGTCGCCTGGGCCACCGCGCTCGCGCTCCTGCTCTCCTCGGCGGCGCTGCACGTGCTCAAAGGACTGGACCTGGAGGAGGCCGGGCTCGCGCTGCTGGTGGCCGGTTGGCTGGTGCGCCAGCGGGCGGCGTTCCCCACGCATCCCGACCGGCGGACGCTGCGCTGGACGCTCGCGGTGCTCGCCGCCGGGGTCGCGGTCGTCGGGGGCGCCAGCGCCGCGCTCGGTGGCCTTCGCGGCGGGACCGTCCGGGCGGTCGTCGAGCGGATGGTCGGGGAACACGACCGGCCGCTGCCGGGTGCGGGGCCGGTGCTCGCGCCGGTGCTGATCGCGGCCGGGCTCAGCCTGCTGCTCGTGCTGGCCTGCGTCCTGCTGCGCTCCCGCCGGCTGCCGGCGCCCAGCGGAGCGGACCGCGCCGCCGACCTGGCCCGCGCCCGCCGCATCGTCGCCCGTCACGGCGGCGGCACCCTCGACTACTTCGCGCTGCGCGACGACAAGAGCTGGTTCTTCACCGGCGACTGCCTGGTCGCGTACGCGATCCGCAACGGCGTCTGCCTGGTCTCCCCCGACCCGATCGGGCCACCGGAACAGCACGCCGACGCGTGGGCGCAGTTCACCGCGTTCGCCGATCGGCACGGCTGGCCGGTGAGCGTGCTCGGCGCCACCGAGGGATGGCTGCCGATCTACCAGGCCGGTGGTCTGCGCCCGATCTACCTCGGCGACGAGGCGATCGTCGACTGCACCGCGTTCACGCTCGATGGCCGACCGTCCAAGAGCATCCGCGGTGCGTACAACCGGGTGCGGAAAGCCGGGTACACGGTCCGCTTCTACGACCCGGCCGACCTGCCGCCTGACCTCGCGGACGAGTTGCGCGCGCTGGCCACCGAGAGCCGCATCGGGGAGGTCGAACGGGGCTTCTCGATGACGCTGTCCCGACTCGGCGAGGCCGACGACACCGGGCTGATGCTCGCCGTCGCGCACGCCCCCGACGGCCGGCCCGACGCGTTCTGCCACTGGGTTCCGGCCGCCGATCTCCACGGCTGGTCGCTGGACCTGATGCGCAGGCGCACCGATCGGGAGCTGCCGAACGGCCTGACGGACTTCGTCATCATCGAGACGATCCTGCACCTGAAGACGCGCGGCGAATGGGGTCTCGGCCTGAACTTCGCGGTCATGCGGGCGGTGCTCGCCGGTGAACGCGGCGAGGGCCGGCTCAGCGAACTCCAGCGGCAGTTGCTGCGCCGGTTCTCCGACGGCACGCAGATGGAGACGCTCTGGCACTACAACGAGAAGTTCCGGCCGCTGTGGCGCCCGCGCTACGTCGTGCTCAGCGACCTGAGCAACGTCGCCCCGCAGGGCCTCGCGATCGCCGGCGCGGAGGGGCTCACCGAGATCCCGGTGCTCGGCCCGCTGCTGAGGCCGCGTCCGGCCGTCCACGTCACCGCCCCGGAAAAGCGTACGGAGGCGTATAGCATACGGTGA
- a CDS encoding alpha/beta hydrolase translates to MSLIGLPLLLVLSAALLVVLAVTLIGWNRWPRLVAWPARALCLLLVMVLPVAVSGDLMNRYYGFYTSWSDLTGGPVDVRLTTAAELHHERVSPSDLADGRAAAAHGHGIMIPWAMPGARSRINRSGYVYLPAAYFDRARSTERFPVIELLHGYSGSPHNWVHALPIASMLDTEIAAGRMAPVIAVAPYEYDRNDGECVNAVRGEQNETYLARDVPADIANAFRTATAPGSWSTLGFSTGGFCAVDMALHAPGTYRAAVSLSGYFNALTDASTGDLYRGDLAVRHYDSPAWFVRHRPVHPSLYVFASGGDKAAMREIAPFRRAVPAGTDLTTVTVPTGGHNTTVWNAALPPALDWLGHRLPAPTTTPLVAK, encoded by the coding sequence ATGAGCCTGATCGGACTGCCGCTCCTGCTGGTTCTGAGCGCGGCGCTACTGGTGGTGCTGGCCGTGACGCTCATCGGCTGGAACCGCTGGCCGCGCCTGGTGGCGTGGCCGGCCCGGGCGCTCTGCCTGCTGCTCGTCATGGTGCTGCCGGTCGCGGTGAGCGGCGACCTCATGAACCGCTACTACGGCTTCTACACGTCCTGGAGCGACCTGACCGGCGGCCCCGTCGACGTGCGGCTGACCACCGCGGCCGAACTCCACCACGAGCGCGTCTCCCCGTCGGACCTCGCCGACGGGCGGGCGGCGGCGGCGCACGGCCACGGGATCATGATCCCGTGGGCGATGCCGGGGGCACGGTCGAGGATCAACCGCAGCGGCTACGTGTACTTACCCGCGGCCTACTTCGACCGGGCGCGCTCCACCGAGCGGTTCCCGGTGATCGAACTGCTGCACGGCTACTCCGGCAGCCCGCACAACTGGGTGCACGCGCTGCCGATCGCGTCGATGCTCGACACCGAGATCGCGGCCGGGCGCATGGCGCCGGTGATCGCGGTCGCACCGTACGAGTACGACCGCAACGACGGCGAGTGCGTCAACGCGGTCCGCGGCGAGCAGAACGAGACCTACCTGGCGCGGGACGTCCCCGCCGACATCGCGAACGCCTTCCGCACCGCGACCGCGCCGGGCTCCTGGTCGACGCTCGGCTTCTCCACCGGCGGGTTCTGCGCGGTGGACATGGCGCTGCACGCCCCGGGGACCTACCGCGCCGCGGTGTCGCTGAGCGGCTACTTCAACGCGCTGACCGACGCCTCGACCGGAGACCTGTACCGCGGTGACCTGGCCGTGCGGCACTACGACTCGCCGGCGTGGTTCGTCCGGCACCGCCCGGTGCACCCCTCGCTCTACGTCTTCGCCAGCGGCGGGGACAAGGCGGCCATGCGGGAGATCGCGCCGTTCCGCCGGGCGGTGCCGGCCGGCACCGACCTGACCACGGTCACGGTGCCCACCGGCGGCCACAACACGACGGTGTGGAACGCCGCGCTGCCGCCGGCCCTGGACTGGCTGGGACACCGCCTGCCCGCGCCGACCACGACGCCGCTGGTCGCGAAATGA
- a CDS encoding TetR/AcrR family transcriptional regulator, which yields MTAADPAPRRGRGRPGYDQAAVLRTAVELFNRKGYDATSIGDLAKELGVTKPAIYHHFTSKEDLLRLALDDALDELTAVVGGAVEDAESSSAYDRLRGVVRRSVEVLVAHQPAVTLLLRVRGNTPVEVEALARRRWLDDRLAALVRAAVAEGALRDDIPAELVSRLLFGMVNSLVEWYRAEGAYDAAAVADALTQLAFDGLARP from the coding sequence GTGACAGCAGCCGACCCCGCCCCACGCCGCGGCCGCGGCCGGCCCGGCTACGACCAGGCGGCGGTCCTGCGTACCGCGGTGGAACTGTTCAACCGCAAGGGGTACGACGCCACCAGCATCGGTGATCTGGCCAAGGAGCTCGGGGTCACCAAGCCCGCGATCTACCACCACTTCACGAGCAAGGAGGACCTGCTCCGGCTCGCGCTCGACGACGCGCTCGACGAGCTGACCGCGGTGGTGGGCGGCGCGGTCGAGGACGCCGAATCCTCCAGCGCGTACGACCGGCTGCGCGGTGTCGTGCGGCGCTCGGTGGAGGTGCTGGTCGCGCACCAGCCCGCGGTGACGCTGCTGCTGCGGGTGCGGGGCAACACACCGGTCGAGGTCGAGGCGCTGGCGCGGCGGCGGTGGCTCGACGACCGGCTCGCCGCGCTGGTGCGGGCGGCGGTGGCCGAGGGCGCCCTGCGCGACGACATCCCGGCCGAGCTCGTCAGCCGGTTGCTGTTCGGCATGGTGAACTCGCTCGTCGAGTGGTACCGCGCCGAGGGGGCGTACGACGCGGCCGCGGTCGCCGACGCGCTGACCCAGCTGGCCTTCGACGGCCTGGCCCGTCCGTGA
- a CDS encoding sensor histidine kinase: MRSLRSRLVVIFAVGSALTLLLGLGGLYALVDLRLRSALDTELSYRSADLAASISVREGRIVRSDPLAQLYTADGTLLAGSPSLSGHRLLSEEQVRFTDRPWRTDTETRIGHSTGAVPLRVEARRVGTSGEVLAVAASRRVIDRASLSALVGLVAAAPLLIVALSGAGWLVVRAALRPVDSLTREAASISSFDHDRRLPRVAGDDEIARLAATLNGMLERLHVAFERERAFVDDASHELRTPIAVLRGELELALTALDDPAEVEQSLRAAQTQAVRLTRLAEDLLLLADDPVAVREPVDLLAFTAAETPALGRVVGLRIETTGSPVEASVDADRLRQVFTNLAGNSAAAGAGNVRVTIGHDDAGARIEWADDGPGFPPALLGSAFDRFVRGDAARARGTGAGLGLSIVRAIVTAHGGTVQAGNGAPLGGAVVTVRV; encoded by the coding sequence ATGCGATCGCTGCGTAGCCGGCTCGTCGTCATCTTCGCGGTGGGGTCGGCGCTGACGCTGCTGCTCGGGCTGGGCGGGCTGTACGCGCTCGTCGACCTGCGCCTGCGCTCGGCGCTGGACACCGAGCTCAGCTACCGCAGCGCCGACCTCGCCGCGAGCATCTCCGTACGCGAGGGGCGGATCGTGCGCTCCGATCCGCTGGCGCAGCTCTACACCGCGGACGGGACGCTGCTCGCCGGGTCGCCGTCGCTGAGCGGGCACCGGCTGCTCAGCGAGGAACAGGTCCGGTTCACCGACCGGCCGTGGAGGACCGACACCGAGACGAGGATCGGGCACAGCACGGGCGCTGTTCCGCTGCGTGTGGAGGCCCGCCGGGTGGGCACGAGCGGTGAGGTGCTGGCGGTGGCGGCGTCGCGGCGGGTGATCGACCGCGCCAGCCTCAGCGCGCTGGTGGGCCTGGTCGCGGCCGCACCGCTGCTGATCGTGGCGTTGAGCGGCGCGGGCTGGCTGGTCGTCCGGGCCGCGTTGCGACCGGTGGACTCCCTCACCCGGGAGGCGGCCTCGATCTCGTCGTTCGACCACGACCGGAGGCTGCCGCGGGTCGCCGGCGACGACGAGATCGCCCGGCTCGCGGCCACGCTCAACGGCATGCTCGAGCGCCTGCACGTCGCGTTCGAGCGGGAGCGCGCGTTCGTCGACGACGCCAGCCACGAGCTGCGTACCCCGATCGCCGTGCTCCGCGGCGAGCTGGAACTGGCGCTGACCGCGCTCGACGACCCGGCCGAGGTCGAGCAGTCGCTGCGCGCGGCCCAGACGCAGGCGGTGCGGCTGACCCGCCTGGCCGAGGATCTGCTGCTGCTCGCCGACGACCCGGTCGCCGTCCGCGAGCCGGTCGACCTGCTCGCGTTCACGGCCGCCGAGACACCGGCGCTCGGCCGGGTGGTCGGCCTGCGGATCGAGACCACCGGCTCCCCCGTCGAGGCCTCGGTCGACGCCGACCGCCTCCGCCAGGTGTTCACGAACCTGGCCGGGAACAGCGCGGCGGCCGGCGCCGGCAACGTCCGGGTGACGATCGGCCACGACGACGCCGGGGCGCGGATCGAGTGGGCCGACGACGGTCCCGGTTTCCCACCGGCGCTGCTGGGCTCGGCGTTCGACCGGTTCGTGCGGGGCGACGCCGCCCGGGCACGGGGTACCGGCGCGGGCCTCGGGCTCTCGATCGTGCGGGCGATCGTGACCGCCCACGGGGGCACCGTGCAGGCCGGGAACGGCGCTCCGCTGGGTGGCGCGGTGGTCACGGTCCGCGTCTGA
- a CDS encoding TetR/AcrR family transcriptional regulator, which produces MRTPRGKWIEAGLQALATGGPDAVRVEALAKQLGVTKGGFYGYFADRDALLGEMLDTWERESTDDVLARVEREGGDARTRITRAGLLTFSGNRLLPIDLAVRDWARRDPAVAERLRRVDNRRFALLREVISGSGADADEVEARSMLAFCLAIGGHFLVADHGGRSRAEVVARAADLIFER; this is translated from the coding sequence GTGCGCACACCGCGTGGCAAGTGGATCGAGGCCGGCCTGCAGGCGCTGGCCACCGGCGGCCCCGACGCCGTCCGGGTGGAGGCGCTGGCCAAACAGCTCGGCGTCACCAAGGGCGGTTTCTACGGGTACTTCGCCGACCGCGACGCCCTGCTCGGGGAGATGCTCGACACCTGGGAACGGGAGAGCACCGACGACGTTCTGGCCCGGGTCGAGCGTGAGGGCGGCGACGCACGCACCCGGATCACCCGGGCCGGTCTGCTCACCTTCTCCGGGAACCGTCTCCTGCCGATCGACCTGGCCGTCCGTGACTGGGCCCGGCGCGACCCGGCCGTGGCCGAGCGGCTGCGCCGGGTCGACAACCGGCGTTTCGCTCTGCTGCGCGAGGTGATCAGCGGCTCCGGCGCCGACGCCGACGAGGTGGAGGCCCGCAGCATGCTCGCGTTCTGCCTGGCGATCGGCGGGCACTTCCTGGTGGCCGACCACGGCGGCCGGTCCCGGGCCGAGGTGGTGGCCCGGGCCGCCGACCTGATCTTCGAGCGATGA
- a CDS encoding response regulator transcription factor, with amino-acid sequence MRLLVVEDDPPMSALLDRGLRRAGYAVDTVVNGVDALWRITETEYDGIVLDATIPPPDGFEVVRRIRADGVWVPVLMLTARDHVQDRVRGLDAGADDYLTKPFALDELYARVRALTRRGPVPRPTLLRVADLTLDPATRAVHRGTTPLDLSAREFALLHEFLRHPGETLSRTHLIEHVWDFAYDGGSNVVDVYVRHLRDKIDRPFDRDTLRTVRGAGYRLDPEA; translated from the coding sequence ATGAGGCTGCTGGTCGTCGAGGACGACCCGCCCATGTCCGCGCTTCTCGACCGGGGGCTGCGCCGCGCGGGCTACGCGGTGGACACGGTCGTGAACGGCGTCGACGCGCTGTGGCGGATCACCGAGACCGAGTACGACGGGATCGTGCTGGACGCGACGATCCCGCCCCCGGACGGCTTCGAGGTGGTCCGCCGGATCCGGGCCGACGGGGTCTGGGTGCCGGTGTTGATGCTGACCGCGCGTGACCACGTCCAGGACCGCGTCCGGGGCCTGGACGCCGGTGCCGACGACTACCTCACCAAGCCGTTCGCGCTCGACGAGCTCTACGCCCGCGTCCGCGCGCTGACCCGCCGCGGCCCGGTCCCGCGCCCGACGCTGCTGCGTGTCGCGGATCTGACGCTCGACCCGGCGACACGCGCGGTGCACCGGGGGACGACGCCGCTCGACCTCTCCGCGCGCGAGTTCGCCCTCCTGCACGAGTTCCTGCGCCACCCGGGGGAGACGCTCAGCCGCACCCACCTGATCGAGCACGTCTGGGACTTCGCCTACGACGGCGGCTCGAACGTCGTCGACGTCTACGTCCGGCACCTACGTGACAAGATCGACCGCCCGTTCGACCGGGACACGCTCCGCACCGTGCGCGGCGCCGGCTACCGCCTGGACCCGGAGGCCTGA
- a CDS encoding DJ-1/PfpI family protein yields the protein MVRFVALLFPRVTQLDLTGPVQLFSRLPGATIDLAWHDVAPVPTDAGFSIVPTVSFADAPPADVLMVPGGHGAFDLLEDDVALDFVRAQAAGARYVTSVCTGAFVLGAAGLLRSKRATTHWASHPLLELLGAVPERARVVRDGNVFTGGGVTSGIDFALTVAAELYDDATARELQLAMEYDPRPPFDAGSPTSPDADPARVERILADTRRTREPLVARAAARIGS from the coding sequence ATGGTGCGATTCGTGGCGCTGCTGTTCCCGCGCGTGACCCAGCTCGACCTCACCGGTCCGGTGCAGCTGTTCTCCCGGCTGCCCGGCGCGACGATCGACCTGGCCTGGCACGACGTCGCTCCGGTGCCGACCGACGCCGGCTTCTCGATCGTCCCGACGGTGAGCTTCGCCGACGCCCCGCCGGCCGACGTGCTGATGGTGCCGGGCGGGCACGGCGCGTTCGACCTCCTCGAGGACGACGTCGCGCTCGACTTCGTCCGCGCGCAGGCCGCCGGGGCCCGGTACGTCACGAGCGTGTGCACCGGCGCGTTCGTGCTCGGAGCGGCGGGGCTGCTGCGCAGCAAGCGCGCCACCACGCACTGGGCGTCGCACCCGCTGCTGGAGCTGCTCGGCGCGGTCCCCGAGCGGGCGCGCGTCGTCCGCGACGGCAACGTGTTCACCGGCGGGGGTGTCACCAGCGGCATCGACTTCGCGCTCACCGTCGCCGCCGAGCTCTACGACGACGCGACCGCACGCGAGCTGCAGCTCGCGATGGAGTACGACCCGCGGCCGCCGTTCGACGCCGGGTCACCGACCAGCCCGGACGCGGACCCGGCGCGGGTCGAGCGCATCCTCGCCGACACCCGGCGCACCCGCGAGCCGCTGGTGGCGCGCGCCGCCGCGCGGATCGGGTCGTGA
- the pabB gene encoding aminodeoxychorismate synthase component I: MIRLDDLRTGRTLGFPDVTTVIEARSTAEVEPALEAVQDAADAGQWAVGYVAYEAASAFDPALRTRPPTPGLPLVWFGIAAGPRPVAALEPAPYTTSEWADGWTYAEYHDAFTAVRAAIAAGDTYQCNLTTRLTSRFDGDPTGFHADVAAAQRGAYHAYLDLGDHVVASASPELFFRLDGEDLLLRPMKGTAPRGTEPAEDAALAEALRTSTKERAENVMIVDLLRNDAARIARTGTVDVPALCRIEHYPTVHQLTSDVTARLRPGVGLVDVFRALFPCGSVTGAPKASTMALIADLESDPRGVYCGAIGVVAPGRRAQFSVAIRTAVIDRRTGLATYGVGSGVTWPSVAADEYAELHAKAAVLPHHISRTTDAGHLVRPMRRHRGGVIVEA; encoded by the coding sequence ATGATCCGCCTGGACGACCTGCGCACCGGCCGGACACTCGGCTTTCCCGACGTCACGACCGTGATCGAGGCCCGGTCGACGGCCGAGGTCGAGCCGGCGCTGGAAGCCGTGCAGGACGCGGCCGACGCCGGGCAGTGGGCCGTCGGCTACGTCGCGTACGAGGCCGCGAGCGCGTTCGATCCGGCGCTGCGCACGCGGCCGCCGACACCGGGCCTGCCGCTGGTGTGGTTCGGGATCGCGGCCGGCCCCCGGCCGGTCGCGGCGCTCGAGCCCGCGCCGTACACCACGAGCGAATGGGCCGACGGCTGGACCTACGCCGAGTACCACGACGCGTTCACCGCGGTCCGGGCCGCGATCGCCGCCGGCGACACCTACCAGTGCAACCTCACCACCCGGCTGACCAGCCGGTTCGACGGTGACCCGACCGGCTTCCACGCCGACGTCGCGGCCGCGCAGCGCGGTGCCTACCACGCCTACCTCGACCTCGGCGACCACGTGGTGGCCAGCGCCAGCCCGGAGTTGTTCTTCCGCCTCGACGGCGAGGACCTGCTGCTGCGACCGATGAAGGGCACCGCACCGCGGGGAACGGAGCCGGCCGAGGACGCCGCGCTGGCCGAGGCCCTGCGCACCAGCACGAAGGAGCGCGCGGAGAACGTCATGATCGTCGACCTCCTGCGTAACGACGCCGCGCGGATCGCCCGCACCGGCACCGTCGACGTCCCCGCGCTCTGCCGGATCGAGCACTACCCCACCGTCCACCAGCTCACCTCGGACGTGACCGCGCGGCTGCGTCCCGGCGTCGGGCTCGTCGACGTCTTCCGGGCGCTGTTTCCCTGCGGTTCGGTCACCGGCGCACCGAAGGCGAGCACGATGGCGCTGATCGCGGACCTGGAGAGTGATCCGCGCGGGGTGTACTGCGGTGCGATCGGCGTCGTGGCTCCGGGGCGGCGCGCGCAGTTCTCGGTCGCGATCCGCACGGCGGTGATCGACCGGCGCACCGGCCTGGCCACCTACGGCGTCGGCAGCGGTGTGACCTGGCCGTCGGTCGCGGCGGACGAGTACGCGGAGCTGCACGCCAAAGCGGCGGTGCTCCCCCACCACATCAGTCGCACGACAGACGCCGGACACCTCGTCCGACCGATGCGTCGGCACCGGGGTGGCGTCATCGTGGAGGCGTGA
- a CDS encoding enoyl-CoA hydratase/isomerase family protein — MPEPLVVEDAGDRVVWRLNRPEVRNAIDQELVTALHAACAAVEAEPRVVLIVGEGGTFAAGADIAQLRERRRDDALRGINSSVFDRVHRLPMPTIGLVDGYALGGGAELAYACDFRIGTPRTRVGNPETGLGILAAAGAAWRLSALVGEPLAKEILLAGRILDASEAHAVRLLNEVVEPSGLIAAGHRLADRITANAPLATRLSKAVFHAPRGAHPFVDDLAQAVLFETEAKEARMAAFLERKGRRS; from the coding sequence ATGCCTGAGCCGCTGGTCGTCGAGGACGCCGGGGACCGGGTCGTGTGGCGGCTCAACCGGCCCGAGGTGCGCAACGCGATCGACCAGGAGCTGGTCACCGCGCTGCACGCGGCGTGCGCGGCGGTGGAGGCCGAGCCGCGGGTCGTGCTGATCGTCGGCGAGGGTGGCACGTTCGCGGCCGGGGCCGACATCGCGCAGCTGCGTGAACGGCGCCGCGACGACGCGCTGCGCGGTATCAACTCGTCGGTCTTCGACCGCGTCCACCGGCTACCGATGCCGACGATCGGGCTGGTCGACGGGTACGCGCTCGGCGGGGGCGCGGAGCTGGCGTACGCGTGCGACTTCCGGATCGGCACCCCGCGCACCCGGGTGGGCAACCCGGAGACCGGGCTCGGGATCCTCGCCGCGGCCGGGGCGGCGTGGCGGCTCTCGGCGCTGGTCGGCGAACCGCTGGCGAAGGAGATCCTGCTCGCCGGGCGGATCCTGGACGCGTCCGAGGCGCACGCGGTGCGGTTGCTGAACGAGGTCGTCGAACCGTCCGGGCTGATCGCGGCCGGGCACCGGCTGGCCGACCGCATCACCGCGAACGCGCCGCTCGCGACCCGCCTGTCCAAAGCCGTGTTCCACGCTCCGCGCGGCGCGCACCCGTTCGTGGACGACCTCGCGCAGGCCGTGCTGTTCGAGACCGAGGCGAAGGAGGCGCGGATGGCGGCGTTCCTGGAGCGCAAGGGGCGGCGGTCGTGA